From the Candidatus Stygibacter australis genome, one window contains:
- a CDS encoding phosphoribosyltransferase family protein: SVYQKFNPLPNFFQDKIVVLVDDSIVRGTTLRKIVKLVRKKGAKEVHLRIGSPPVRYSCFYGIDTPTQKELIAHNKTHQEIVNYLEVDSLMYMDMDMIQKVVPDPENHCFACFSGEYPVKLEKEVIKGIEFKNWDFSSQSL; the protein is encoded by the coding sequence GAGTGTATATCAGAAATTTAACCCTCTCCCTAATTTCTTTCAAGACAAAATTGTAGTACTGGTGGATGACTCAATAGTGCGTGGCACTACTTTACGTAAAATAGTGAAATTAGTGAGGAAAAAGGGGGCTAAGGAAGTTCATCTCAGAATCGGTTCTCCTCCTGTGCGCTACTCCTGTTTCTATGGGATTGATACTCCTACCCAGAAAGAATTGATCGCCCATAATAAAACTCATCAGGAAATTGTAAATTACCTGGAAGTGGATTCTCTGATGTATATGGATATGGATATGATACAGAAGGTTGTTCCTGATCCTGAGAATCATTGTTTTGCCTGCTTTAGTGGAGAATATCCCGTAAAGCTGGAAAAAGAAGTTATCAAGGGAATAGAATTTAAGAACTGGGATTTTAGTAGTCAGTCATTATGA
- the rfaE2 gene encoding D-glycero-beta-D-manno-heptose 1-phosphate adenylyltransferase, with product MRNKLRTWREISAIREELVSDDKKAVFTNGCFDILHRGHVQYLQAARELGDVLIVGLNNDDSVRRLKGVNRPVNSEIDRAIVLSALQDVDHVVIFTEDTPYKLINTVKPDILVKGGDWKPEDIVGSDIVLQSGGEVLSLDFIKGYSTTKTIEEMEKK from the coding sequence ATGAGAAACAAATTAAGAACCTGGCGTGAAATTTCTGCAATTCGAGAAGAATTGGTATCTGATGATAAGAAAGCCGTCTTCACAAATGGCTGCTTTGATATCCTTCATCGAGGTCATGTGCAATATCTGCAAGCTGCCAGGGAACTGGGAGATGTCTTGATAGTGGGACTTAATAATGATGATAGTGTGAGAAGACTGAAGGGAGTTAATAGACCTGTGAACAGCGAGATAGACCGGGCCATAGTCTTATCAGCACTTCAGGATGTAGATCACGTAGTGATTTTTACTGAGGATACTCCTTATAAATTGATCAATACTGTAAAACCTGATATTCTGGTGAAAGGTGGTGACTGGAAACCGGAAGATATTGTGGGAAGTGATATAGTGCTACAAAGTGGTGGTGAAGTACTCAGTCTTGATTTTATTAAAGGTTATTCAACTACTAAGACAATAGAAGAAATGGAAAAGAAATAA
- a CDS encoding SoxR reducing system RseC family protein, with the protein MQIIEDIAIVSEVKDRRVLVKLPESDSCASCAVHGICQVGENTSSHWIDTDLRLQVGDKVKIFISPALRIMSSFIVFLLPVIMMILVYLIFKYLFVSSENVSILGSVLSLGLSGLIIYAIDKKWSKKLRFEILERVSEEEYQQEISDEDTPE; encoded by the coding sequence ATGCAAATAATAGAAGATATAGCAATAGTCTCAGAAGTGAAAGATCGTAGAGTCCTGGTGAAATTACCCGAATCGGATAGTTGTGCCAGTTGTGCAGTGCATGGTATATGCCAGGTTGGTGAAAATACAAGCAGTCACTGGATAGATACTGATCTTAGATTACAGGTAGGAGACAAGGTGAAGATATTCATCTCCCCCGCCTTAAGAATAATGTCGTCATTTATTGTATTTTTATTACCAGTTATTATGATGATATTGGTTTATCTGATTTTCAAGTATCTATTTGTGAGTTCAGAGAACGTTTCCATACTGGGATCAGTATTATCATTAGGATTAAGTGGATTGATCATCTATGCAATAGATAAGAAATGGAGTAAGAAACTTCGTTTTGAGATACTTGAGAGAGTATCAGAAGAAGAATATCAACAGGAGATTTCTGATGAAGATACGCCTGAATAA